A single Deltaproteobacteria bacterium DNA region contains:
- a CDS encoding TIGR00725 family protein: MRSRKAACPVKRRTLIGVIGSGRCDGGLAALAETTGRLVAEAGMGLVCGGLGGVMEAAARGAKQAGGLTVGILPGPDPAEANPYIDVAIPTGMGEMRNALIVRASAALIAVGGGAGTLSEIALALKTGKPVTGLRTWEIPGVVKADTAERAVALALGESGP, translated from the coding sequence GAAGAGACGGACCCTCATAGGCGTCATCGGGAGCGGCCGCTGCGACGGCGGGCTCGCGGCCCTGGCCGAGACGACGGGACGGCTCGTCGCCGAGGCCGGAATGGGCCTTGTGTGCGGAGGGCTCGGCGGCGTGATGGAAGCGGCGGCAAGGGGCGCAAAGCAGGCGGGCGGCCTCACGGTGGGCATACTGCCGGGCCCGGACCCCGCGGAGGCCAACCCATACATCGACGTGGCCATCCCCACGGGCATGGGCGAGATGCGCAACGCCCTCATCGTAAGGGCCTCGGCCGCGCTCATAGCCGTGGGAGGAGGCGCCGGAACGCTCTCCGAGATAGCCCTGGCCCTCAAGACGGGAAAGCCCGTCACAGGGCTCCGCACCTGGGAGATACCGGGCGTGGTGAAGGCCGACACGGCGGAGCGGGCCGTGGCCCTGGCGCTCGGAGAGTCCGGCCCCTGA